The sequence GCCTTTTGTACCAGACAAACAAtgatcagaccaatgatccacctagcccagtatcctgtctgacagtgaccagtgccagatgcttctgagggagagaacagaacagggcaatttactgAGTGATTCATAATCTGTTGTCTACTCCCAGCTTCTaacagtcagagatttagggacacccagaccatggggttgcctctctgaccatcttggctaatagccattgatgtgcctatcctccatgaatttatctagtttttttgagcccagttatacttttggccttcacaatgagttccacaggttggctgtgttgagtgaagtacttccttatgttttaaGCCAGAtgcttattaatttcagtgggtgccCCTTGGTTCATGTGTAATATTAAGCAGTAAACATCActgccttattcactttctccacaccattcaggaTTTTTTAGATCTCCATCATATCCtctgtcatctcttttctaaagatGAACAATTGCagtctttttaaatctctcctcatatggaagttgttctatACGCCTAATCATTTGTGTCCCCCGTCTCATATCTTTTAGGATTGAAAAAGATCAAAATTTAGGTAGGTCAAAAAGAActgcacagtattcaaagtgtgggcataaCATGGATTTATGCACtggcatgatattttctgtcttatctacctctttcctaatggttcttaggATTGTTAACTTTGACAGCTACTGTGCACTGAGCggaggttttcagagaactacccacaatgacgccaagatttcgtgagtggtaacagctaatttagaccatcattttgtatgtatagttggtactgttttccaaagtgcattaattttcatttaacactgaatttcagccACTTTGTTGtgcacccagttttgtgagatccctttctaactcttcagtctgctttagacttattttgagtaattttgtatcatctgccaatttTGCTACTTTGCAGTTTACCCCCTCTTCCAGATGAGGATATTCATACATTaacagcactggtcctagtacagatccttgggggactatttacctctcttcactttaaaaaaaagtgaccatttattcctatccttggtttcctatcttttaatcagttactgatccacgagagAACCGTCCCcattatcccatgactccttactttgctttagagcctttggtgagagacatTGTCAAAGGCTCTCAGAAAGcaagtacaccatatccactggaaTCATTTATCTACATGTTGGCTGacctccctcaaagaattcaacTAGATTGGTGAAGCACGATTTTCCTTTATGGAAGCCAgattgactcttcctcaacatgTTGTACTTGCCTATGTGTCgataattgtttttgttttactataGTTGCAACCAAATTTGTCTAGTACTGAAGTTAACTAATATGGAGCCCATCTGGtacaaaggctgatttaagcaatacaTTACataccaatgaagtgagctgtagctcacgaaagcttacgctcaaataaatttgttagtctaaagtgccacaagtcctccttttctttttgcggatacagactaacacagctgctactctgaaacataccacagttagtaagTATTaagtatttctgcaatatcatatttgagttccttcagaactcttggtgaatGCCATGTGGTCCTGGGGACTTACTattctttaatttatcaatttgttaaTAGAAGAGATTTTGGAACAATCTAatacagttcctcagatttgtcacctaaaaataatggctcatgtgtgggaatctccctcacatcctctgcagtgaagaccgatgaaAAGAATTCATTCAGCTTCTCCACAACAACCTTGACTTTGAGtacaccttgattgtccagtgaattaagtacatcagaagctggAAGCCTGCCAATCTaccttttgctagttgctctttaaattctttttttcctgcctaattaatatattttaaacacacttgacttgccagtttaggttcctttctattttcctcagtaggatgggactttcaatttttaaaaggatgcctttttgtctctaaccacatCTTCTACTCTGCTGTTTAACCACAGTGGTGTTTTTTTGGTCCCCttactatttttttaattctggtatatacatatagtttgagtCTGTATTATGAGTTTTCTTTAAGTACTTCCATGGAGGCATTTCCTTCTTGTGacagttccttttaatttccatttaactagcctcctcatttttgtgtagttcccctttttgaagttaaattctACTGTGACGGGTTTCTTAgatattctcccctcccctcagtaCGTTAAGTttaaattacattatggttgctattactgagtgATTCAGCTATAGTCATCTCTTCAACCAGATCCCatgtgccacttaggactaaaatCAAGAATTGTGTCTCCCCTTCTGGGTTTCAGGCCTAGCTGCTCCAacaagcagtcattaatggtgtcaaGAAAtcctctctgcatcctgtcctcaGGTGACATATCCCCAACTATACATGTTGTGACTAAAATCCTCAATTACTGGGTTTTCCGTTTTTGTAACTTCTCTAGTCTCCGAGACTTTCACAATCACCATCTGGATCAGTAGATTATTCCTTCTACTAAAtgcttattattcaagcatggaatttgtATCCCTAGAAATTCTAAAATAGTAAAAATTTCTATGAATCAAACTGTATTTGACTATGCTTTTTTCACATGTAGCGCCACTCTCCACCACTCGTGCAACCTACTCAGTCATTCCTATAATAGTGggggaagcaggactggggataTGTAGGCATGCAGTACAGGGACGGGAGCACAAGAGAAATTGGGGGACCCTAGTCTGGGGAGGGAGGCATGGGAAAGGGGCACAGAGCCCCTTCCATGtggaaaaacagaaaatgctggaatgggaagaaagagaatggaggcacagaatCCCTGGCAGGGGGAGAATGGAGGGAGTTGCAGAGCATCCCTGAACTACAGGATGAGAGGGTGGCATACAGGGAATTTGTGGGGGTATAATGGAGGGACATAAGGAGCCCCCGGTATATGCAAAAAGTTTAGTCTACGGAAGCCAGGAAGTGTGCGACCCCTTAGTTTAATCCACATGCTGACCATCTATGGTAGTAAAATACACTTTAAGATAGGATACAGGAAAGCAACTACAATAAGAGAAGTAGTTTTGAAATGTGAACTGTTCACACAGTTAAGTTCCAACACCAACTGACCCTGCAGCTTAACGTTTTTAGAACTTAGGGGTAAATAtgctgggaagagagaagaacCAGGGTCACTGGAGAGAGAGGATATGTAGTAGGATTGACTGAAGATATATCCAGAAATGTACCACTGACACCTCAGCATAGGATGCAGATACacaatttctagacaccattaatgactgcttcttggagcagccagtcctggaacccacagcgaggggggtggggggagagaagagagacaaTTCTTCATTTAATCTTAAGTGGCACACAGCATCTGTTTAAGAGATGATGATATCAAAAAAAACTATAAGTGAGTCAGCTAAGTCTAGTGATGTTACAGCCCCACAAAGATTTCATTTTTGTATATCCAAGGACTAATGATAGAGCGCTACCCCTTTTTATGCAATAAGGAAGTGCATTCTCCCCACATAAGTCCCTACTCCGAAAGCTTGTttacaggtttaaaaaacaaaaaaccaaaagccACACACTCCTTTAAAAGCAATAAATCCAGAGAGGACAAATTCAttcttttggttttatttttaaaattgaattggTGGATCTGCAGCTTCCCTCACTCTGTTTCCCCAATATCCACAGAGTATTGATTCAATTCACTTTTTAACCTCAAGGAAAAAAGTGCCTGAATTTAGATTTCCAAACTACAAATTACACAAACATGCTTAGCTGAAACTGAGACATCAGATGACAAAACTATTAATAGTCTAATGTCACAGCCTTTGGTTTTACATTTATATCAGAACTTAGGTATCCACTGGAGGCacagggcttgtttacacttgcaGTGCTACAATGGGGCAGCTGTAGTGCTTGGCAAAGACCTACTAATGCtgatgagagagcttctcccattagcataggtaatccacttctCCTATTGACATAGCTATCACCACTTGGGGAAGTcctcccattgacctagcactgtccacaccaggggttaggttggtataactacttTGCTTGGGGGTGCAGATTTTCCAGAACATAGTCTGGATTGGGCTAGTTCCAAAGCAGTGACATACACTTTGTCCTTATTATATCTGAAGTGCTAACATTGTTCTGCTACAACTGCATCCACTGCAGACATGTGCTGTCAGCAAGTACAGGAGTATTTAGTCACAGTTTAATCTCTTCATTACCTCTCTAGAGCTAAAAAATTTGGGAAGAAAGGTTCGTTAAAGAATCAACCCCAAGCCATGCACCTTCAATTAAGGTAAGCGAGCTCACACCTCAGACCCTCAGGAAgtcctccagaaaaaaaaaaaacaaccgaAAAACAGAAGATCAGACTCATAACCATGAAAATATTAATGTAGAATGATAAGGAAGGAAAAACTAAGTACTTAATCCTTTTGGAACCATTCTggtccccattactgtagtatcatacatatctcaaaatattttaaaaaagtgtaaattttcttcagagctggttgaaaaagaaaattaagtttTTCTTGAAACAGATAATGCACAACTTGCTTGCAGCTCCACTCTATGTTGTCATCCCTAAATGGTTTGTTCTCACTCTAGAGCAGTATATCTGGAACTGTGGTTCACAGAGCAGTGGGACACCCAAGACAATTAAAAAGTGGTTCCAGACTCTTAAGGTATGtgtacacagcaactagacacctgcagctAGCTTGTGTCAATgaactcaggcttgcagggctgtttcatcgctgtgtagacttccaggctcaggctccAGCACAGACTCTAAGACCCCCGTGAGGTGGGAGGGTACCAGAGCCTAGatgtctacacaacaatgaaacagccctgcgagcccaagtttgctgccatgggccagccatgggtgtctagttgctgtgtagacacacccaaagAGTCCGAGAATCACGGGTCCTGAGAGTTTATACATGATACATAAGCTTGTACATGCACTTCAATACATGTCAAATAATAAATGTACAGTGAACTACAGGATTTTGGTGCTGCAAATCTGAGGCCAATAATTTAGACAGATTTATTCTCAAACATTTTAGCTGTTGAACAATTACATGGAGTGGCTCTTTCAATATTTAGGATGTTAGCATTTCTGCAATATGAGGATTAAGCCAGTTTTGGCTAAGTTCACCAAACTTTCTAATTTAGCCTATTTCACCAGTAATATTTACTACAAGTTGTAGTCAAAAAATTCTTGATGTTTTTGTTGAGTTTTTCAAAAACCTAAAGATGAAATCTGAAGGCACTCACAATTTCTTTGAAGATACTGACCTTCCTTAATACTTAACTTTCACTACTTAGAACATTAGCCACAGCAACGAAAGCTGGAATTTGCATATAACACTTAATCATCAGGCCACTCATGTTGCCTACTTAGTGAGAAGGAATTAACACTTTCAGATCACGTTTCCCCATACCAGGATTGCAAAGGCCCGAATGGAGAAAGCTGAGAGCCTGAACAGAAGGTCATAGAAATCAGAGAAGAAAGATGAAGTATTTAAACCCAAACCCCGACCATTTGAGGTGTAAATGGAActacaggacccccccccccaaaaccaggAAGTAACCAACAAGGCTGGCCACTTAAAACCAACAATCAAGtaggcaggaagagagagaaaagaattaaTACACGTATGCCATTCTTCACCCAAGGAAAGGGTCATGGTACCAGCCTGGACCGCACAACAGCAGCAACGACAGGAGCAGAAAGGGACAGAGCTCTCTGAACAGGACTCAGCCCGGGGAAGAGACCAGAGAGTTCGACTGACACCAAATGGGCGccgtaaaataaataataaaatgacgTATGCTGGGAACAGACAGCGCAACAGCCCGACTGCcctcaatatatatatatattgagacatacaaacccctcggcccccgccccccggccgggCCCGCCCCGCGCGCACCTGCAGGGTGGTGATGTGTTTGTCGTTGAACTTATTCTCGCAGTAGCGCAGCACCAGGGAGGTTTTCCCCACGCAGCCCTCCCCGAGCAGCACCACCTTGAAGGAGAAGCTCCGGCCGCCTCCCCCCGCGCCGGAACCCGCCGCCGCCATCCGCAGCGAACCCGCCCGCTCGCCGGGCCGCGGCCTCACATCGGCGGCGCAGCCGCCGGACACCGACCCCGGCGGGGAAGCCGCCGCGAGGAGAGCCCGGGGATGCGGGGACCGAAAGGGGCAGCCGCGAGGAGAGCCTGGGATGGAACCAGGGCACTTGTCAAAGCCGCTCGCCCCGCTCCCTCTAATGGCGTCTTCTTCCTTCTACGTCACGCTCCGCTCGGTCACGCGACATGTTGGCAGCCAACAGGAGGGGCAGACGCTGCGGGAGCCGAGGCCACGCCCAGAGCCCccggagagggagggggagaagcgggggcGGGGCCTAGCGAGCTTCCCAAGGGGCGGGGCTAGATGAGATtccggagggggcggggggaagtctGACCCTCTGTGGTCTCCTCAGACTGTTGGGCGTCCGCCCCGGGGGCGAGAGTTGGCGCCGGCCTGGGGCCCAGGCTTGTGTCGTTAGAAGCGGGCGGCAGCCCCAGGGCTCCGCGGGCCCCCTGCAGGGCCAGGGGCGGGGAGGCTCTTTCCCTGTAACAGGGAGATCCGGCTGGGAAGGGTTGTCCGGAGGGGTCGGGGTGACCGCGCAGGGCCCGCCCGACGCCAAGGCACAGCCTGGTATCCAGCGGGGAGCCGCAGCTGGCCTGGCAGGCCGGGTGCCCCTACGCAGTAGTGTGGCAGCCTGGCGCTGAAAGGTGCCCTGTCCGATGGCGTAGGCCGACGCATAACTCCCTGAGCCGTAATAGTCTGGGGTGGTGTAGGGCTGTGCTGGGCACTGGGGATGAGAAATCCATGCTGGACTTGTGGCTAAAGTGTGTGTAAAGCAGGTGTGAAAAGCAGGCGTTTCCTCACTTTACATCCAAGCAGCACGCAGCCCCATCAGGCCAGCAAAGGGTGGAGGCAAACCTCACACTGACAAGTGGGGGAAGAGACAGCCAGGAGTCCATgtcccagcaggagagagagcgaGACGCTTGgtctgggttttctttttcagaaggatccatttcaaaggtttactggtctgTGAAGACAGGAGGCTGAACCTCAAATGCTAAGCAGCTAAATAAACTGATTGCATACGATATTGCCGTATTACAAAATTGTAtagagtgaggtcttttctgaaagctagtGACAAAGTGGTGATTAAACTCATTgcgaaatgtatgtattaacactatgtAAGGAATTATGACTACTCATTGATattagactggtttcagagtagcagccgtgttagtctgtatttgcaaaaagaaaaggggtacttgtggcaccttagagactaacaaatttatttgagcataagctttcgtgagctagtgggctgtagctcatgaaagcttatgctcaaataaatttgttagtctctaaggtgccacaagtaccccttttctttttgatattaGACTGTACAGTAtgcccagacaggagggaatgtTATGGCTACCTACTTGTCACCTATGTAAATTAAGGATGGTGGAAACAGAAACAATGGAAGTCCCATTTACATTGAAATCATACAGGAGACGGAAAGCGCACAGGAAGGGACGAATAGAATGAGGTCATTTTACCTCTTGAAACAAATTCATTGAACTTCAGAAGATTTAAGCAAGGACAGAAACCATCATTGGCATTCATTGCTAGACAGACACAAGAGGCCAGAgttcttgcaagctgagaaaggtGGGGCCTTCAACCAAAGGAGGTGTGTGGGCGGTGGTGGGCAGGGTTTGAAGTCCCTGAacctgaatataggtgagaaacctgcctAGGCAAAGATTTTCTTCAAAGAAAATAAGGGAAGCCAGTACCTTTTACTTTTGTGGAAGGTACCGACTGAaggaaagtcagccatggctggggaGACGAATGACTGGTGAGAGAAACCGTTTTAAGCAAAACCTGTAGCTGGTTAATTCTTGGCCATTagaaacatattttgttttgctttacttGTAATTCTATCTTCAATCCTtttacttgaactcacttaatccATGCTCTTTTTTAATACAATTATTTATAtttactataaaccaattcagtgctgtgtttaaggGGAAGGATGTATGTATCTCTGTTGAATTGATAAGTTGTAATGTGTTTTTGTCTCTTTACAGGAGCAatgaaccttattatttctctgagctgTCCTGGAGTGTGCTGGACACTTCACAGCACACAGTTTGGGGAAAATTCGGGACTGGgaacataggcaccgactccgtgggtgctctggggctggagcacccatggggaaaaattggtgggtgctctgcatccactggcagctccccgtcccacccccctgccccagctcacctccgctccgcctcctcccctgagcgcgctgccgggtcctgcttctcccccctccctcccagcgcttgcgttgcgaaacagctgtttcgcgcagcaagcgctgggagggaggcggGAGAAGGAACGTGGCAcacttggggaagaggcggggcaggggcagggatttcGGGAGGGGTCcagtaggggcagggagggggcggagtcagggcagggccaaGGTCACACTCTGAGTGTCCATGTATAACTGCAGCCCTGAtccagcagggtggtggggcatGAGCACCCACTGTCACCAATGAAAGTTTGTGACTGGGAATGGTTGGGGTCATCTTGCTGGTTATAGACAAGGTTGGTAGAGACCAAGGAATCTGActtgctggcaggctgctggggtcagagttccTGGATCAGGGATGCAGTTATACACGGTCACTCAGAGTGTGAGCTGCCTTCTTGTTGCTGACTGTGACTGTCCCAGGAAAGGAGTTACAGTAGCAAAGCatttgaggcacccagggttacagggccgGCAGTGACCTAACCGCTTACTCGTCTGAATTGCTCCTGAAAGCGTGACACATAAGCATTATTTTTCTTGCTTCTAACTGATCACTGAGAGTAGTTATACTACTGTAGTTCTAAGTAGTTAGTATAGATCATTTTTTAGTTAAGGGATGATTTTACAAGGCAGTAATTTAGTTCCTGAATATATAAGTACTTTCTCAAAGAAAGGGGAATAATATCAAGGAACTCTGTAAAAGAAACTTGCTATCACTTTCTCTTGCCCTCACTCATCCCCATTTGAAAACCTTCCCATtcatagggcctgatcttgcaaatactTCAGCATGTGCATAATTTTACCTACCTGAGCAATCCCATTAAATTTAAGTGcataggtcaggggtgggcaaactacattTTAAGCCATTTTAAGAGTTTAACTTAAGCCCTTTAACTTAACTTAAACGCTTaagccattttaagctggcccacgagctcctgctggggactgagatctggggcttgccctgctccggcgctccagccggggtgcagggtcaggggcagcatggccctgctccggctcctatgcaaTCCAGTAGCCCTGGTCCAATGACcctgctccaatggccccctccagcgttcaaatgggagctgcaggggtggtgcctggagacggggcagtgtgcagaaccagctggccatgcctctgtgtaggagccggagaagggacatgctgctgcttccaggagccgcttgaggtaagcgttgcttggagcctgcacccctgagcctctccccatgccccaacccccttcgccagccctgatccctctcccaccctccagaccccttgatcccagcccagagcacccttctgcactccaaacctctcatccccagcgcCTGCACACCTagctggagccagcaccccttcctgcatcccaaaccctaCCCCAGCTCggaaacccctcccacaccctgaactcctcatttctggtcccaaccgagagcccacaccccctcccgcactccaaccccaatttcatgagcattcatggcctgccatacaatttcaattcccagatgtgaccctcgagccaaaaagtttgcccacccctggcttaggtGCTTGTGGAATCAGGAccatgtttattatttttgtgtgAATTCCTTAGACCAGCCGTGTCCAATAAGTTCGCcactagccacatgtggctaataggctattgaattgtggctaatgcatgtggcttttttataatgtggcttaatgtggcttttttataatgcagctaataagaaaaattcaaaagcacaagtgtggctagcagtgtggctagcatcgaatTTCTATTGGACACCATTGCCTTAGACACTGAGcccctgatcctacaaagagtTGTATGTGAGTCCTTTTTCGTAGGttgatttggaaaaagaaaatcctgctgctgttcccttctgtggctgagaggctggggcaggcaggctgggggccGTGGTGCACACAAGACCCCCCGGGCTGGGGCTACACCATGCCATCCGTCCTCCTGGTGCTGGGACTATGGTGCTGGCTGCACCGCCCGCCCGGTGCTCTTGGGCTGGTGGCGCTCTGGCTGCACTGTCAACCCACTACGCTGGGATTGGGGGCACGCAGGGGGGCCGGCAGCCACGGGAGGTGCTCTGGtttccagcaggagagggggacaaaaggggcggggcctcatgcaGAGCGGGAGGGTCTGGGGGCTACCCTCCCCTAAGGGTGTGTTCACCCATGTCCGCAATTTTGTCATAATGCCATTGTTAGGCAAGTCTGAAGCATACATAAAACTTACATGTATATCTGTTTCTACTGATGTTTTGTTCCAGAAATGGGGCAGTTAGCTGTTAAAATTAGGCCACAGACATTGCTCCGGTATATTAGGATAGGTTGCAATGTGTTgtcaaataattttatttgtggCTTTTATTGATGTAAAGATGTTTTCTGTAGAGGGCCTTTTTCTTCTAATAAGGCCTCCTGGTGTTGCAATGAGCTTTTTGTGGACAGATCCCCTGTGCCCACAGAGAGCCCCCTGGGTGGCATGGCTCTGTGCAAGCACATTACAAGATTGGGTCCTAAATGTGTAGCCAGCTTGAAGCTCTCAGATGCATTTATTGTAATACCTAGAGATGTGCAGCTGGATTGTGGAGGGACGGGACACTCTAGGCCTACTGTGACTCTCTGGGAAGGGTTTGGGGATGCAATCTGGAcgagtgaggggttgtgtcaccacatACCCTGCAACCCTGGATGCCTCGCTACTATAGGTCCCATCCTGTGATGCTCACAGTCAGCAGGAAGCATGCAGGTCAGaccctgtgtgtctgtgcttAGACTggcctggttcagcagctcttaccccagcagcctgtctacagctTCACAGCCCCACTTTGGCTTCCACaagccttggttacaaccagcaagaTGACCCAGCACACTACTGGTCCCCACCATCTCCTAATAATACCGGGTGGGGAATGCTGGCTCAGTCCCAGGCAATTATTACTTGCTTGTTTTGTCGCTTCTTCATAGACTTCAGAATTGCTGTTTTAGTTAGCTTGCATAGCCGATGCTGTTGGGTAAAATTTCATGAAACATTCAATAAATTATTttaacttcacacacacacccctggtgTGAGACCCCAAGTGGTTCCTCTggttgcaacacctaagtccctttgtggatcccacccaaAGCAACCAGAAAGCCAGGAAAAAAGTCAGGGAAAGCAAGCAGAAAGCCAGAGAAGTAGACATACCTGTGGCCCTGAGAGGGAGCAGTGACTGAGCTTCTTGGGGCACAGGACTGTCtggaaaggcaggcttggaaATTGTCAGCAACAAAATTGCCTGCTGTTGTTTGTTCCTACTGTGTTTAGAGGAACagactttgtaaataaacatgATTATACCAAAGACATACCTGACTCATATTATCAATGTCTCTTCCTAACAGGAACAACCTAGCAAGGCCCTGATTATTGGCTAAATCATTCGGCCAAGGAGCAACAATATTTATAAACAGGGATAGGGACATAGATTGTCTCCCAGTGTGAAAGGGGTAAAACTCCAGTttcatgtgcccctccccttgcACAAGTGCTGCGGAGAAGAGGTATTAGttacaggagagagagaagtaaTATAATGTCTATGAGAGGGTCATACATTCTGAGTGGACCTACATTTAAAACTGTTTATATCATAGTCGTGTGGATTATTTTACTGAACTGTATATTCTCAAAAGGAACTTTGCCCTGCATCACTGTTGGAAGATACATGCAGCTACAAAACACAACAGTATTTTACCATTTCCTTTTGCCCTTTCTTGCTGTTTCATGGAATCAGTAATGATTACTTATCTTGTGTTAAATGAAACCAGAAGAATGGTCTTGTTGAGAGTAATTTTCTGTCTGAAAGAGCTATAAAAATATCTCTGTTCTGCAGTATTCTTGTATGGGTAACTATGACATGCCAAACTCTCTGTAACTATCTGTGATAAATAAAGTGAAGTGTAGAATGATCAATCACTTcatcaaaaagccattttccaagTTCCAGTCATTTTATTAATATCGCTGATCTCATCTGGCAGGTTTTTGGCTCATTTTGTTGCCAGCTTATTCCAAAGACAGAATGCATCTTTTACTAATGGTCTGTTTAATTTGGTGTGCTTCGAGTTTTGATGTTGAATGATTAACAAATATCTTTAGAAATAACTAATATtgcttttctcttcatttttgaaTTCTTGAGCACTTGATCACTTTACATGGGCAGAGACAACTCTGGGTCTGGCCAGGTTTTAGGCCCCTGCAGTGTGTTTTGTGGGTTCCTTGTAGTCTTCAGGATGCCTGAGCCAGCAAAGTCCTCTCCCGCGCCTAAAAAGGGCTCCAAGAAAGCAGTGACCAAGACCCAGAAGAAAGGAGATAAGAAGCGCTGCAAGACCTGGAAGGAGAGTTACTCCATTGAtgtctgcaaggtgctgaagCAGGTTCACCCCGACACCGGCATCTCTTCTAAGGCCATGGGCATCATGAATTCCTTCATCAATTATATCTCTGAGCGTATTGCTGGGGAGGCGTCCCACCTGGTGCATTATAACAAGTGCTCCAACATCACCGCTTGGGAGATCCAGACCGCCGTGCGCCTGCTGGTGCCCAGGGAGTTGGCTAAACATGCTGTGTCTGAGGGCACCAAGGCTGTGACTAAGTACACCAGCTCCAAGTAAGCAGGGGCTGTGCCATTCTGGGAAGCTGTTATACCTAAAACCCTGCAACCTCTCCAAAAATATAGGGATTGTATTGATAAAGAAAACGCTGAGCTTGGAACAGAAAATCATTTAACTAATTTTATTAAAAGTGGACAAATTTAGttatggtacaaaactactcgTTAAAGCAATATTCAATAatgattgttttattatttttttaactttaccCCCCCCAACCTCTAAAGCTGGGTCATGCACAACTTTTATACTCatagttttcaaaac is a genomic window of Natator depressus isolate rNatDep1 chromosome 1, rNatDep2.hap1, whole genome shotgun sequence containing:
- the LOC141986704 gene encoding histone H2B 8-like encodes the protein MPEPAKSSPAPKKGSKKAVTKTQKKGDKKRCKTWKESYSIDVCKVLKQVHPDTGISSKAMGIMNSFINYISERIAGEASHLVHYNKCSNITAWEIQTAVRLLVPRELAKHAVSEGTKAVTKYTSSK